A part of Arachis hypogaea cultivar Tifrunner chromosome 12, arahy.Tifrunner.gnm2.J5K5, whole genome shotgun sequence genomic DNA contains:
- the LOC112727907 gene encoding uncharacterized protein, producing the protein MELSQEWRSFFPIGTPGGSTVAPLLLSEPTTTTLGPLKFNPDTNSLNPLFSSSVFPSLLHLPPILSPSRFLSSHSLLPSTASSLSSFAQNNAISPSSYFLTNRLHLLTYPDRRTAIVFFPTGPNDDKIGFFMLSVTDSKLQVHLDGNDDIFRAEMGSSSAHRILKILVNPILEPPPYSGYDSSSPVIGYLSACTLYSVHWFIVKHSSIFDRPVMLYVGGKFFKSSSVVHACWSPHILEESVVLLESGQLFLFDLESHYHGSSTSFKGTRLKVLWNDSGYCSDCVWVSCEFSWHPRILVVARSDAVFLVDLRSKECNASCLMKIDMLRMYAPSEIEQFLALSKAGPNHFFCAVASSSLLLLIDVRKPMMPVLQWMHNIDEPCYVTVLSLSTLRSNSREDAFKLASESGYCIILGSFWNCEFNLFCYGPELPFRKGYIASKLSNINKAFCAWELPSDIDLSGCKCHCGDCLLREELSKDALPEWIDWQLKKEIVLGFGILSSDLAALLCESDENGGFTLIRLLSSGKFELQRYHACWAPTRNLDHCHKEELWLDKHLHPFSEEEYKFPKRFHHLKLAYLQAYVGDSLSKLLHRKLEKSHMQTRQKESYASKVHEFLCEKLNACGFGRLRSSAATAAVFKDIKPPTSLHEVALRRLWADLPMEVLKLAFLNYSQCPQVVNKHKIALDFLALPDLPQLPPFFLRKSSHHNNDDIVGPVRPFPFLLVLNEFYNGCSNLEDDEFSIEAELGLKYNEVMKVASNITVSTDCSTEISLSDDQEEAWDGSLKGKSFFSYRPMAFNCCAQDFVTGDSVYSAEIYDTFIFHVRKSREQTKPLGQEVFDDHCPVELSLHAPLEISEPQGLKACNLLKKHMSKWEQHFDLYKEFCIQSRFESGS; encoded by the coding sequence ATGGAGTTATCACAGGAATGGAGGTCCTTCTTCCCAATCGGAACACCTGGTGGCTCCACCGTCGCCCCTCTTCTCCTTTCTGAACCAACCACTACCACTTTAGGCCCCCTCAAATTCAACCCTGACACTAACTCCCTCAAtcctctcttctcctcttctGTCTTCCCCTCTCTCCTTCACCTCCCTCCCATTCTCTCACCCTCCCGTTTTCTCTCTTCCCATTCCCTCCTCCCTTCAACTGcttcttctctctcctccttcGCCCAAAACAATGCCATTTCCCCGTCCTCCTATTTCCTTACTAACCGTCTCCACCTCCTCACTTATCCAGATCGCAGAACTGCCATTGTTTTCTTCCCCACTGGGCCCAACGATGACAAAATCGGGTTTTTCATGCTCTCCGTCACAGACTCCAAGTTGCAAGTCCACCTTGACGGAAACGATGATATTTTCCGTGCGGAGATGGGATCCTCCTCTGCTCACCGTATACTGAAAATTTTGGTGAACCCTATTCTTGAACCTCCTCCCTATTCGGGTTATGATTCCTCTTCTCCTGTTATTGGGTATTTGTCGGCTTGTACTCTCTATTCTGTGCACTGGTTCATTGTGAAGCATAGCTCTATTTTCGATAGGCCTGTTATGTTATATGTGGGCGGTAAATTTTTCAAGAGTTCTTCCGTTGTTCATGCTTGTTGGAGCCCTCATATATTGGAAGAGAGTGTGGTGTTGTTAGAAAGTGGTCAATTGTTCTTGTTTGATTTGGAGTCTCATTATCACGGTTCGAGTACTTCTTTTAAGGGGACTAGGTTGAAAGTTCTGTGGAATGATTCGGGTTATTGTAGTGATTGTGTGTGGGTGAGCTGTGAATTTAGTTGGCATCCTCGGATTTTGGTGGTTGCTCGCTCTGATGCTGTTTTCTTAGTTGACTTGAGATCCAAGGAATGTAACGCGAGTTGCCTAATGAAGATTGATATGTTGCGTATGTATGCTCCAAGCGAAATCGAGCAGTTTCTTGCCTTGTCAAAGGCAGGTCCTAACCATTTCTTCTGCGCAGTGGCTTCTAGCAGTCTTTTACTTCTCATTGATGTGAGGAAGCCTATGATGCCAGTGTTACAATGGATGCATAATATTGATGAGCCTTGTTACGTAACTGTGCTAAGCTTGTCTACCTTGAGGTCCAACTCAAGGGAAGATGCTTTCAAGTTGGCTTCTGAGTCTGGATATTGCATTATACTGGGATCATTTTGGAATTGTGAGTTTAATCTCTTCTGTTATGGACCTGAATTGCCATTCCGAAAAGGATATATTGCTTCGAAGCTTTCAAATATTAACAAAGCATTCTGTGCCTGGGAGCTTCCGTCTGATATTGATTTATCTGGCTGCAAGTGTCATTGTGGAGATTGTCTCTTAAGGGAAGAGCTGTCAAAGGACGCTCTTCCTGAATGGATTGATTGGCAGCTGAAGAAAGAGATTGTCTTGGGTTTTGGAATTTTAAGCAGTGACCTGGCTGCCCTACTTTGTGAATCAGATGAAAATGGTGGATTTACACTGATAAGGCTGTTGTCATCTGGAAAGTTTGAATTGCAAAGATATCATGCTTGTTGGGCTCCAACTAGGAACTTAGATCATTGCCACAAAGAAGAATTATGGCTGGACAAACACTTGCATCCCTTCAGTGAGGAGGAATACAAATTTCCAAAAAGATTTCATCACCTAAAATTGGCTTACCTTCAGGCATATGTTGGTGATAGTCTTTCTAAATTGCTACACAGGAAACTAGAAAAGAGTCACATGCAAACTCGACAGAAGGAATCTTATGCGAGTAAAGTGCATGAGTTTTTGTGTGagaaattaaatgcttgtggGTTTGGTCGGTTAAGATCATCTGCTGCAACTGCTGCTGTCTTCAAAGATATAAAACCACCAACAAGCCTTCATGAAGTTGCTTTAAGGAGACTTTGGGCTGACTTGCCTATGGAGGTGTTAAAATtggcatttttaaattattctcaaTGTCCACAAGTTGTAAACAAGCATAAGATAGCTTTAGATTTCTTAGCTTTACCTGACCTTCCTCAGTTGCCTCCATTCTTCTTACGGAAATCTTCACACCACAACAATGATGACATTGTGGGTCCAGTTAGGCCATTTCCATTTCTACTTGTGCTAAATGAATTTTACAACGGGTGCTCAAATTTGGAAGATGACGAGTTTTCCATAGAAGCAGAGCTTGGCCTCAAGTACAATGAAGTAATGAAGGTGGCTAGTAACATAACTGTTTCAACTGATTGCTCTACGGAGATATCTCTTTCTGATGATCAAGAGGAAGCTTGGGATGGTTCGTTGAAAGgaaaatcttttttttcatatcGGCCAATGGCATTCAATTGCTGTGCCCAAGATTTTGTTACAGGGGACTCTGTTTATAGTGCTGAAATTTATGATACATTTATATTCCATGTCCGGAAGTCCAGGGAGCAGACAAAGCCTCTTGGACAAGAGGTATTTGATGATCATTGCCCTGTTGAGTTGAGTCTTCATGCTCCATTGGAAATCTCTGAACCTCAAGGTTTAAAAGCATGTAATCTACTGAAGAAACATATGTCAAAATGGGAACAACATTTTGATTTGTATAAGGAGTTTTGTATCCAATCTAGATTTGAAAGTGGTAGTTAA
- the LOC112727909 gene encoding LOW QUALITY PROTEIN: disease resistance protein RPP2A (The sequence of the model RefSeq protein was modified relative to this genomic sequence to represent the inferred CDS: substituted 2 bases at 2 genomic stop codons), translating into MSSQNQEYDAYISSGLQFLHPFISGLYDALKSVGLHVLADGTEPKTNKLLLSGAIERCRVSIIVFTIAYAESTLYLQELVKIMECHRRKDQKVVPVFYCLDPSQVCNLSGYFGEILSRTLQGISRDEHRMLSYEAALLQQAASILPRFLPDIWNNRKVMSDIVGHVTSLIDSAKLFIAKHPVGVDSRVQDLIQLLNNQKADGVLIIAIWGMAGIGKTTIAKALYNQISHNFEARTFVPDIQDSMADYTRRRLHFILRDPYETQAHNFDSTRKLWWEGLRCLKVLLIVDNVRSDLELGFLAVTRESFGPGSIIIITTRAKHDRLHEIGVNHIYRVKEMDYNECVELFSWSAFNKATPERSFSGLINYAIEYSDGLPLALVCVGSAVSEKSIQEWENVLDSFKRFPFEDVWQVLKENIFSVGSEEKKIFLELAYLSHLFIGVDRNDICQILQGAGHHDASRAIKGIEEHSLVWFDKDKLRMNRLLQVIGREMYMKESSIEPQQRPYDVFLSFRGKETRSKFISHLYASLENAGIYVFKDENGLARGETLSISLLKAIEESKTSIIILSPNYAFSRXCLQELEHIMLCCKNKTQKVLPVFYHIDPSEVRNQTGKFGQAFDNLMKRYPDKINGKEQSWRKALREVGCIAGFVIRKSRNESEDIKNIVEHITHMLDMKELFVANHPVGVESRVEEVIELLKDQQQENPLLLGIWGMGGSGKTTISKVIYNKLFRKFEGRCFLLNIREVWDQDNGILYLQQQLLSSIFKTTKIKVENIESGKSILEKRLGQKKILLVLDDVDKLEQLNSLAASRKWFCPGSIIIITTRDEHLLRCLRIDKLYSMKELNDKESIELFSWHAFKEPCPKEEFASLANEVVSYCERLPLALEVIGSHLFNRKVYEWRSVLNKLKTIPNNDVNKKLKISFDGLSDDRDREIFLDVAFFFIGMDKNDVIDILNGCGHXAEIGMNVLMERCLITVDTKGKLGMHGLLRDMGREIIRESLPMKPEERSRLWNPDEVLNVLSKDMGTKAIEGLALNLPKSLNPTHLKTEAFKEMKRLRLLQFANVQLVGDFKFLSTDLRWLCWHECPPEYTIANFYQGNLVAIDFKYSKLNLVWKKGQMMKNLKILNLSHSQHLTQTPDFSNMPNLEKLILKYCPKLTSVSHTIEHLKQVLLINLKGCSRLRVLPRSIYKLRSLKTLILSECSLIDKLEEDIEQMESLATLMADKTAITQVPHALLRLKSIVYISLCDFEGLSRNVFPSIIWSWTSPTNNFSPQVQTLLDLSNLVSLVVPKRNSQGLSSIIRDLPQVQNVRMECGSQLQITGDVASDTCNVTNCNEMIVSSCASSVGCCSEGDVAELENSLNSILIQMGMNCSVTKALRENILQKFNARVPGECLLPGNKNPDWLTFSGEGSSVIFDVPHVNGCKLKTMMLCVSYSSSPNIKASEGHIIKNLFIINLTKTTHYLYDGDTLASLREEEWHKVISNLEAGDKVQIVVVARVGIIVKKIVVYLIYGEPIDIVCGYDMVADGNVTVHGGDEKKNSKSLGKRKLQRV; encoded by the exons ATGTCTTCCCAAAACCAAGAATATGATGCGTACATTAGTTCCGGATTGCAgttccttcatccttttatttcaGGTCTCTATGATGCACTCAAAAGTGTTGGACTGCATGTTTTAGCAGACGGCACCGAGCCCAAGACTAATAAACTTTTATTATCTGGCGCAATCGAACGATGCAGAGTTTCTATCATAGTTTTCACAATAGCTTATGCTGAATCAACCTTGTACTTGCAAGAACTCGTGAAAATAATGGAGTGTCATCGGAGGAAAGATCAGAAGGTTGTGCCCGTGTTCTATTGCTTAGATCCCTCCCAAGTATGCAATCTGAGCGGTTATTTTGGGGAGATTTTGTCGCGAACTCTGCAAGGAATCTCAAGGGATGAACACAGGATGTTGAGTTATGAGGCCGCCCTTCTTCAACAAGCTGCTTCCATTTTACCCAGGTTTCTTCCAGATATCTG gaATAACAGAAAAGTTATGAGCGATATAGTTGGACATGTTACATCCTTGATAGATTCAGCGAAATTATTCATTGCGAAGCATCCGGTGGGAGTAGACTCTCGTGTGCAAGATTTGATTCAACTCTTAAACAATCAGAAAGCAGATGGTGTCCTCATAATAGCAATATGGGGAATGGCGGGAATAGGTAAAACTACAATTGCCAAAGCCCTCTACAATCAAATTAGCCACAATTTCGAGGCGAGGACATTTGTCCCAGACATCCAGGATAGCATGGCGGATTATACAAGGAGGCGGCTTCATTTCATTTTGAGAGACCCATATGAAACACAAGCGCATAACTTTGACTCAACAAGAAAGTTATGGTGGGAAGGACTTCGTTGCTTAAAGGTACTTCTTATAGTTGATAATGTGAGAAGTGACCTAGAGCTGGGGTTTTTGGCAGTAACTCGTGAAAGTTTTGGTCCAGGGAGTATAATAATCATCACGACAAGAGCTAAACACGATCGACTTCATGAGATTGGAGTTAATCATATATATAGAGTGAAAGAAATGGACTACAACGAATGTGTTGAGCTTTTTAGTTGGAGCGCATTCAACAAAGCCACTCCTGAAAGAAGTTTTTCTGGTCTTATTAATTATGCAATTGAATATTCTGATGGACTGCCACTGGCTCTTGTGTGTGTTGGCTCTGCTGTATCTGAAAAAAGTATACAAGAGTGGGAGAATGTATTGGACAGCTTCAAAAGATTCCCCTTTGAAGATGTATGGCAGGTTTTAAAAGAAAACATATTTTCTGTTGGAtctgaagaaaagaaaatatttcttGAACTAGCTTATTTGAGTCATCTCTTTATTGGAGTGGACCGAAATGATATATGTCAGATATTACAAGGAGCTGGACATCACGATGCATCGAGAGCAATTAAAGGGATTGAAGAGCATAGTCTTGTGTGGTTTGACAAGGACAAGCTTCGCATGAATCGTTTACTACAAGTCATCGGAAGAGAAATGTATATGAAGGAATCATCGATTGAGCCTCAG CAAAGGCCATATGATGTATTCTTGAGCTTTCGAGGCAAAGAAACTCGCTCAAAGTTCATCTCACATCTTTATGCCTCTCTTGAAAATGCTGGTATCTATGTTTTCAAGGATGAAAACGGGCTAGCAAGAGGGGAAACTCTCTCAATCTCGCTTCTGAAAGCAATTGAAGAGTCTAAAACTTCTATCATTATTTTGTCACCAAATTATGCATTTTCAAGATGATGCTTGCAAGAGTTGGAACACATCATGCTCTGTTGTAAAAACAAAACTCAAAAGGTGCTGCCAGTATTTTACCATATAGATCCCTCGGAAGTGCGAAATCAAACTGGTAAGTTTGGACAAGCTTTTGATAACCTTATGAAAAGATATCCGGataaaataaatggcaaggaGCAGAGTTGGAGGAAAGCGCTCCGTGAAGTCGGGTGCATTGCAGGGTTTGTCATCCGAAAATCCag GAATGAAAGTGAGGATATTAAGAACATTGTTGAACATATTACTCATATGCTGGACATGAAGGAACTGTTTGTTGCTAATCATCCGGTAGGAGTTGAATCTCGTGTTGAAGAGGTGATTGAACTGTTAAAAGACCAGCAGCAAGAAAATCCTCTCCTACTTGGTATATGGGGCATGGGAGGGAGTGGTAAAACAACCATTAGCAAAGTGATTTATAATAAACTTTTCCGCAAGTTTGAAGGTCGGTGTTTCCTCCTAAATATAAGAGAAGTTTGGGATCAAGATAATGGAATTCTTTATTTACAACAGCAACTTCTTTCTTCTATCTTCAAGACAACGAAAATAAAGGTAGAAAACATTGAATCTGGAAAGTCAATATTGGAAAAAAGACTTGGCCAGAAAAAGATTCTTCTTGTACTTGATGATGTGGACAAATTGGAGCAGCTAAATTCTTTAGCTGCAAGCCGTAAATGGTTCTGTCCTGGTAGCATAATAATCATCACAACAAGAGACGAGCATCTTCTACGTTGTCTTAGAATTGACAAGTTATATAGTATGAAAGAGTTAAATGACAAAGAATCCATTGAACTTTTTAGCTGGCATGCATTCAAAGAACCATGTCCAAAAGAAGAGTTTGCTTCACTTGCTAATGAAGTTGTTTCATATTGTGAGAGATTGCCACTGGCTCTTGAGGTAATTGGGTCACATCTGTTTAATAGGAAAGTATATGAATGGAGGAGTGTTTTGAATAAACTCAAAACTATTCCAAACAATGATGTAAATAAGAAGCTTAAAATAAGTTTTGATGGTCTAAGTGATGATAGGGATAGAGAAATATTTCTTGATGTAGCATTTTTCTTTATTGGAATGGACAAAAATGATGTAATTGATATATTAAATGGCTGCGGGCATTAAGCTGAAATTGGAATGAATGTTCTTATGGAACGATGCCTTATTACTGTGGACACCAAGGGAAAACTTGGCATGCATGGTTTGCTGCGAGACATGGGAAGAGAAATTATTCGCGAGAGTTTGCCAATGAAACCTGAGGAACGTAGTAGGTTGTGGAATCCAGATGAAGTGCTTAATGTATTATCAAAAGACATG GGAACAAAAGCTATTGAGGGACTTGCTTTGAACCTACCAAAGTCACTGAATCCAACCCACTTAAAGACAGAAGCATTTAAGGAGATGAAGAGACTCAGATTGCTTCAGTTTGCGAATGTGCAACTTGTTGGAGACTTTAAATTTCTTTCGACAGATCTTCGATGGTTGTGCTGGCATGAATGTCCTCCAGAATATACAATTGCAAACTTTTATCAGGGAAATTTAGTTGCCATTGACTTCAAATATAGCAAACTCAACCTAGTATGGAAGAAGGGTCAG ATGATGAAGAATCTAAAAATTCTCAATCTTAGTCATTCTCAACACTTGACACAAACTCCTGACTTTTCAAATATGCCCAATCTTGAAAAGTTAATACTCAAATATTGCCCAAAGTTGACTTCGGTTTCTCATACCATTGAACATCTCAAGCAAGTTCTTCTAATCAATTTGAAAGGGTGTTCAAGGCTTCGTGTACTTCCAAGAAGCATCTACAAGCTGAGATCTCTCAAAACTCTCATTCTCTCAGAATGTTCATTGATTGATAAGCTAGAGGAAGACATAGAACAGATGGAATCATTGGCAACTTTGATGGCAGATAAAACTGCCATAACACAAGTGCCTCATGCACTACTAAGATTAAAGAGCATTGTGTATATTTCTTTGTGCGACTTTGAAGGATTATCGCGCAATGTATTTCCTTCAATCATTTGGTCATGGACCTCTCCAACAAATAATTTCTCACCCCAAGTGCAAACACTTTTGGACTTGTCAAATCTTGTTTCCTTAGTAGTCCCAAAAAGAAATTCTCAAGGCCTATCATCCATTATCAGAGACCTTCCACAGGTTCAGAATGTTAGGATGGAGTGTGGCTCACAACTCCAAATAACAGGAGATGTAGCTTCAGATACTTGTAACGTCACAAACTGCAATGAAATGATAGTGTCATCATGTGCATCATCAGTTGGTTGTTGCAGTGAAGGTGATGTTGCTGAATTAGAAAATTCCTTGAATTCAATTTTAATCCAAATGGGAATGAATTGTTCTGTCACAAAGGCACTCAGAGAGAATATTTTGCAG AAATTTAATGCCAGAGTACCTGGAGAATGTTTGCTTCCTGGCAATAAGAATCCTGATTGGTTAACATTCAGTGGAGAAGGTTCTTCTGTAATTTTCGATGTCCCTCATGTGAATGGATGCAAGTTAAAAACAATGATGTTGTGTGTCTCCTACTCTTCATCTCCAAACATCAAAGCATCTGAAGGCCATATTATTAAAAATCTGTTTATCATAAATCTCACAAAGACCACTCATTATCTCTACGATGGAGATACATTGGCTTCACTTAGAGAAGAGGAATGGCATAAAGTGATTTCAAACCTTGAAGCTGGAGACAAAGTAcagattgttgttgttgctagGGTAGGAATCATAGTGAAGAAGATAGTGGTTTATCTCATATATggtgaaccaattgatattgttTGTGGTTATGATATGGTAGCAGATGGAAATGTCACTGTTCATGGTGGAGATGAAAAA aaAAATTCGAAGTCACTTGGAAAACGAAAACTCCAGAGAGTGTGA